Proteins encoded together in one Terriglobus saanensis SP1PR4 window:
- a CDS encoding FAD-dependent oxidoreductase, with amino-acid sequence MPKPILFAIDDDVSVLEAVVGDLRRKYGEHYRILRAASGQAALDTMIQLKDRKESVALLLSDQRMPGMTGVEMLQRAIGIYPDAKRILLTAYADTEAAIRAINSAKIHYYLNKPWDPPEEKLYPVLDDLLENWNEGYQPPYRGVQVIGTRWGALDHGVRDFLSRNRVQYRWISPEVGDEAEVLLEQHHLDGARLPAVIFGDGTVMVRPSQMELAEKLGMRTRATEEFYDLIVIGAGPAGLASAVYGASEGLRTLILESDAPGGQAGSSSKIENYLGFPGGISGEELGKRAFLQAARLGAEIVTQRAECLRCEGQYRVIKLGDGREVSSSAVVIATGVSWVRLPVKGADRLLGAGVYYGAALAEAMSCKDEDVYVVGGANSAGQAAMYFAKYARSVRMILRGDGLAKSMSRYLIDQIEATDTIQVETNAEIIEMMGDTHLEQVRIQTATGEEIRPASSVFIFIGAAPKTAWLPDDVERDDRGFVLAGPDVRDRKAFTREPYLLETSVPGIFVAGDVRHGSVKRVASAVGEGSIAIQFVHQYLAGF; translated from the coding sequence ATGCCAAAGCCAATTCTTTTTGCCATCGACGATGATGTGAGCGTTCTGGAAGCGGTTGTAGGGGATTTGCGCCGGAAATATGGGGAACATTACCGTATTCTCCGCGCCGCCAGCGGCCAAGCTGCGCTCGATACGATGATCCAATTGAAAGACCGTAAGGAATCGGTTGCGCTTCTGCTGAGCGATCAACGCATGCCGGGCATGACCGGTGTGGAGATGCTGCAGCGTGCGATTGGAATTTATCCCGACGCGAAGCGAATTCTGCTCACCGCCTATGCGGATACGGAAGCGGCGATCCGTGCGATCAACTCTGCCAAAATTCATTACTACCTGAACAAGCCCTGGGATCCGCCTGAGGAAAAGCTTTATCCGGTGCTCGATGATCTTCTCGAAAACTGGAACGAGGGGTATCAGCCCCCCTATCGCGGTGTTCAGGTGATCGGAACCCGGTGGGGCGCATTGGACCACGGCGTCCGTGACTTCCTCTCCCGCAACCGCGTGCAATATCGCTGGATCAGCCCTGAAGTCGGCGATGAAGCGGAAGTTCTTCTTGAGCAACACCATCTGGATGGGGCAAGGCTTCCAGCCGTGATCTTCGGAGACGGAACCGTGATGGTCCGGCCATCGCAGATGGAACTGGCGGAAAAGCTGGGTATGCGCACGCGCGCTACCGAGGAGTTCTACGACCTGATCGTCATTGGAGCGGGGCCTGCCGGGCTTGCATCGGCTGTGTACGGGGCCAGCGAGGGTCTCCGCACCCTGATCCTCGAATCGGATGCTCCGGGCGGCCAGGCGGGCTCTAGTTCCAAAATCGAGAACTATCTCGGTTTCCCCGGTGGCATCAGTGGCGAGGAGCTGGGCAAGCGTGCCTTTCTCCAAGCCGCACGTCTTGGCGCGGAGATCGTCACGCAGCGCGCGGAGTGTCTCCGTTGCGAAGGCCAGTATCGCGTCATCAAGCTCGGAGACGGCAGAGAGGTAAGTTCTTCGGCTGTCGTGATTGCGACCGGTGTGAGCTGGGTCCGGCTTCCGGTGAAGGGCGCGGACAGGCTGCTTGGTGCGGGCGTTTACTATGGTGCGGCCCTGGCCGAGGCGATGTCCTGCAAGGACGAGGACGTTTATGTCGTGGGCGGCGCGAACTCTGCGGGCCAGGCTGCGATGTACTTTGCCAAGTACGCACGCAGCGTCCGCATGATTCTGCGCGGTGATGGTCTGGCGAAGAGCATGTCTCGCTACCTCATCGATCAGATCGAAGCGACCGACACGATTCAGGTAGAAACAAACGCTGAGATTATCGAGATGATGGGTGATACCCACCTTGAACAGGTGCGCATTCAAACGGCAACCGGGGAAGAAATTCGACCGGCGTCGAGCGTCTTCATCTTTATCGGCGCCGCGCCCAAAACCGCATGGCTGCCGGACGATGTGGAGCGGGATGATCGCGGCTTTGTGCTCGCAGGTCCTGACGTACGAGATCGCAAAGCCTTTACTCGGGAACCGTATCTGCTGGAGACCAGCGTTCCCGGGATCTTTGTCGCGGGTGACGTGCGGCATGGCTCTGTGAAACGAGTGGCCTCCGCCGTTGGCGAAGGATCCATAGCGATTCAGTTTGTACATCAATATCTGGCAGGATTTTAG
- a CDS encoding ATP-binding protein, giving the protein MNDVGWDRDEKFSKIRSMDVFAEVPDTELSRLAEFPYRRYPVGSAILREGDYSHEFVIALSGSVRVYRSNGDKTELTHVRTSAPSIVGDVGLLSGLICPVTIEATEDVHAVIVDEESFWQIMTDCHAIRKAVLRSSSTRATMREGMNLRAEKLASLGTLTAGLMHELNNPGAAAGRAAAQLRENLNRMHALARNFAEKEHTLEQGRCIWEMQEMALSKKRVAYMSTLDQSDAEEQLSQWMEDNHVKEGWRMAPTLAISGVTEADLECLKAQFGASNMSEPLAWMEAMVSSMQMVDTIEESVGRVSALVGAVKTYTHEGQGQSEIVDINRSVFSTVVIMKHKIRERNISLTKEFGDEIPGINSAGSSLNQVWTNLLDNAIDAAGEGGEVGVKTWHEEGEIFVSIRDNGTGIPVEKQARIFDPFFTTKPSGVGTGLGLGIAHQIVTEYGGELHFATGPEGTEFVVHLPSTPQPSKA; this is encoded by the coding sequence ATGAACGATGTTGGTTGGGACCGGGACGAGAAGTTCTCGAAGATTCGGTCCATGGATGTCTTCGCGGAAGTTCCTGATACAGAACTATCGCGACTGGCAGAATTTCCATACCGCAGGTATCCCGTGGGCTCTGCGATCCTCCGCGAAGGCGATTATTCTCACGAATTTGTCATTGCTCTGAGCGGTTCCGTTCGTGTCTATCGAAGCAACGGAGACAAAACCGAACTCACCCACGTGCGCACTTCGGCCCCGAGCATCGTGGGAGATGTCGGTCTCCTCTCTGGTCTTATCTGCCCTGTGACGATCGAAGCCACCGAAGATGTGCATGCTGTCATTGTGGATGAAGAGAGTTTCTGGCAGATCATGACGGATTGCCACGCCATCCGAAAAGCGGTGTTGCGCTCCAGTTCGACGCGCGCCACGATGCGCGAGGGTATGAATCTTCGTGCGGAAAAACTTGCCAGCCTGGGCACGCTTACCGCCGGGCTGATGCATGAGTTGAATAATCCCGGCGCGGCCGCAGGAAGGGCAGCAGCGCAACTCCGCGAGAATCTGAATCGCATGCACGCACTCGCCCGGAACTTCGCCGAAAAGGAACATACCCTGGAGCAGGGAAGGTGCATCTGGGAGATGCAGGAGATGGCGCTCTCCAAAAAGCGTGTGGCTTACATGAGCACGCTGGACCAGTCCGATGCCGAAGAGCAGCTATCGCAATGGATGGAGGACAATCACGTAAAAGAAGGTTGGCGGATGGCTCCCACGCTCGCCATCAGCGGCGTAACGGAGGCCGACCTTGAGTGCCTAAAGGCCCAGTTCGGCGCCTCCAACATGAGCGAGCCACTTGCCTGGATGGAAGCGATGGTGAGCAGCATGCAAATGGTGGATACAATCGAAGAGAGTGTTGGACGCGTTTCTGCTCTGGTGGGTGCGGTGAAGACCTATACCCACGAAGGACAGGGCCAGTCTGAGATCGTGGACATCAATCGCAGCGTCTTTTCCACGGTCGTCATCATGAAACATAAGATCCGCGAACGGAATATCTCACTCACGAAGGAGTTTGGTGACGAGATTCCTGGAATCAACTCCGCCGGTTCCAGTCTGAATCAGGTGTGGACGAACCTTCTGGACAATGCGATCGATGCCGCGGGCGAAGGTGGTGAGGTCGGGGTGAAGACATGGCACGAAGAGGGAGAGATCTTCGTCAGCATCCGAGACAACGGGACCGGCATTCCCGTCGAAAAGCAGGCGCGCATCTTCGATCCTTTTTTCACCACAAAGCCGTCGGGTGTAGGTACGGGACTTGGTCTCGGCATTGCGCACCAGATCGTGACGGAGTACGGTGGAGAGCTTCATTTTGCAACGGGACCGGAAGGAACCGAGTTTGTTGTGCATCTGCCGTCGACTCCCCAACCCTCCAAGGCCTGA
- a CDS encoding FAD:protein FMN transferase, with protein sequence MMRLGYFSLLVCLCFLSASPSTRAASTHQHLFTSTHPAMGTTYSLFVYTSDARRAKQLSDDVWDEIDRIEDLLSNYRETSELSRINHLAADAPITTDPETFRFLSEAQHWSSTSNGAFDITVGKLMRAWGFFRSSGHIPSDAELATVRQETGWEKMRLEPENRSVRFLSPGLELDPGGIGKGFAVNAAAAILRREGVRSALLSAGSSTLYAIGAPPHRTGWRVVVPDPVQGNPPLSVIFLRDESVSSANCTEKNFILNGHLYCHIMDPSTLRPVEGMLRVSVIHPNATASDALSNVVFVKRPGESLKVLARSAPQSRAIIVSGDSSNPTCTVFRWTAKLSPRCGPAQHAEIPTLSSRSAAKGSASRY encoded by the coding sequence ATGATGCGTCTAGGATACTTCTCCCTCCTGGTCTGCCTCTGTTTTCTTTCGGCGAGCCCATCCACACGGGCCGCCTCCACTCACCAGCATCTCTTCACAAGTACGCACCCCGCCATGGGAACCACCTATTCGCTCTTCGTCTATACGTCGGACGCGCGGCGCGCGAAGCAGCTCTCCGACGACGTCTGGGACGAGATCGATCGGATCGAAGATCTGCTCAGCAACTATCGCGAAACCAGCGAGCTTTCCCGCATTAACCACCTCGCAGCGGACGCGCCGATAACGACCGATCCTGAGACCTTTCGCTTTCTCTCCGAAGCGCAGCACTGGAGCAGCACGAGCAACGGCGCCTTCGATATCACCGTTGGAAAGTTGATGCGCGCGTGGGGTTTTTTCCGCAGCAGCGGCCACATTCCGAGCGATGCGGAACTGGCGACGGTGCGGCAGGAGACAGGATGGGAGAAGATGCGTCTCGAGCCCGAAAATCGTTCGGTCCGCTTCCTTTCACCCGGACTCGAACTGGATCCTGGCGGGATAGGCAAAGGTTTCGCGGTGAACGCAGCGGCCGCGATTCTGCGACGAGAGGGTGTGCGGTCCGCCCTGCTCTCGGCTGGAAGCAGCACTCTGTATGCGATTGGAGCGCCTCCCCATCGCACGGGCTGGCGCGTCGTGGTGCCCGATCCGGTACAGGGGAATCCGCCGCTTTCGGTGATCTTTCTACGGGATGAATCCGTCTCCAGCGCGAACTGCACGGAGAAGAACTTTATACTCAACGGCCATCTCTATTGCCACATCATGGATCCTTCGACACTACGCCCGGTCGAAGGCATGCTGCGCGTGAGTGTCATCCATCCCAACGCGACAGCAAGTGACGCTCTCTCGAACGTCGTATTCGTAAAGCGTCCCGGCGAAAGCCTGAAAGTCCTGGCGCGGAGTGCACCTCAGTCGAGAGCGATCATCGTCTCTGGTGATAGCTCGAATCCCACATGCACCGTCTTTCGCTGGACCGCAAAACTTTCGCCGCGATGTGGCCCTGCGCAACACGCCGAAATACCAACTTTGTCATCCCGCAGCGCAGCGAAGGGATCTGCTTCGAGGTATTGA
- a CDS encoding helix-turn-helix domain-containing protein — MNVFQNEAGREMGLLRVEPASSTRPSRPVIMFSQDTAATFVERERFDEMQVVSQSNVVNPIEEDDSHPEFKDAATIELTHLLSSREPQGPAGGLYADHLTSAVTVWLFFPCRSKKEKLERAPSILPRHRLQRVLERMRDLRGDLDLETLATESGYSRSHFLRMFRASTGCTPHRYLLQLRLERAKELMRQKSVSLIDIAALCGFSSHAHLSKMFRQIVGMPPSEYRRNIASLTPPTRTYLEGSR, encoded by the coding sequence ATGAATGTATTCCAGAATGAAGCGGGCCGGGAGATGGGTCTGCTACGAGTAGAGCCCGCTTCCTCCACGCGCCCTTCGCGACCGGTCATCATGTTTTCTCAAGATACTGCTGCGACGTTCGTTGAACGAGAGCGATTCGACGAAATGCAGGTTGTATCCCAATCAAACGTTGTGAACCCTATAGAAGAAGATGACAGCCATCCGGAGTTTAAAGACGCCGCTACGATTGAACTGACCCATCTTTTGAGTTCCAGGGAGCCCCAAGGTCCGGCGGGAGGGCTGTATGCGGATCATCTTACAAGTGCGGTCACCGTTTGGCTCTTTTTTCCTTGCAGAAGTAAAAAGGAGAAGTTAGAACGCGCTCCATCCATTCTGCCGCGTCACCGGTTGCAACGGGTCCTGGAACGCATGCGTGATCTTCGGGGCGATTTGGATCTGGAAACACTGGCCACAGAGAGTGGATACAGCCGAAGTCATTTTCTGCGCATGTTCCGTGCGTCGACCGGTTGCACACCGCATCGCTATCTTTTGCAGCTGCGTCTTGAGCGTGCAAAGGAGCTGATGCGTCAAAAGAGCGTGTCCCTGATTGACATTGCCGCCCTGTGCGGATTTTCCAGTCATGCGCACCTCTCCAAAATGTTTCGCCAGATCGTCGGCATGCCGCCCAGTGAGTATCGACGTAACATCGCGAGTTTGACCCCCCCGACACGGACCTACCTGGAAGGGAGTCGGTAG
- a CDS encoding helix-turn-helix domain-containing protein yields MTIVPQGIVPAVHPQGQVDFILCALEPDFVKNVEMELDQKPIVAPFYRRVHLDPAMSGLTKLLSHEAAKGGLSGRLYADQLATALAIRLLFLERQEGRREFCKASALPRHRLRRVIERMRELQSDLDLKTLATESGYSRTHFLRMFRESMGCTPHQYLLRLRLERARELLRQKRMSLIDIAALCGFSSHAHLSRMFRQVVGVPPSEYRRSL; encoded by the coding sequence ATGACGATTGTTCCGCAGGGCATCGTCCCGGCGGTGCACCCGCAGGGGCAGGTCGATTTCATTTTGTGCGCATTGGAACCGGACTTTGTAAAAAATGTCGAAATGGAGCTGGATCAGAAGCCCATAGTGGCACCCTTCTACCGAAGAGTTCATCTAGATCCGGCCATGTCGGGATTGACAAAACTTCTTAGCCACGAGGCGGCTAAAGGGGGGCTATCGGGACGGTTGTATGCGGACCAGCTGGCGACCGCTTTGGCCATCCGGCTTCTTTTCCTTGAAAGGCAGGAAGGTCGGCGGGAGTTTTGCAAGGCGTCGGCTTTACCACGACATCGTCTCAGGCGGGTCATTGAACGGATGCGGGAACTTCAGTCCGATCTGGACCTAAAAACTCTGGCTACGGAGAGCGGGTACAGCCGAACCCATTTTCTGCGTATGTTTCGGGAGTCGATGGGATGCACGCCTCACCAGTATCTTCTGCGTCTGCGCTTGGAACGTGCGCGGGAACTTCTGCGTCAGAAGAGGATGTCGCTGATTGATATCGCGGCGCTGTGCGGATTTTCCAGCCACGCTCATCTTTCGAGAATGTTTCGGCAGGTGGTTGGCGTACCGCCCAGCGAGTATCGGCGCTCTCTGTAA
- a CDS encoding helix-turn-helix domain-containing protein, translating to MKHRKPPRAIVLAPPGIIPAIRPHGQGDFILCALEPEFVNSVEVELDQRPNAEILYRRDFVHPAFARLMELLSAEANQGGPLGRLYADHLANALAMQLLHLGSQARKNKTDKVSVLPSHRLRRVIERMQDLQVDLDLQTLAVESGYSRSHFLRMFKGSMGCTPHRYLLQLRLERAKEMLRQRKWLLSDIAVICGFSSHAHLTKVFRDVVGVSPSEYRRLL from the coding sequence GTGAAGCACCGCAAGCCACCGAGGGCTATTGTGTTAGCTCCACCCGGGATCATACCCGCCATACGTCCTCATGGCCAGGGCGACTTTATCTTATGTGCTCTCGAACCGGAGTTTGTAAACAGTGTCGAAGTAGAACTGGACCAACGGCCGAATGCCGAAATTTTGTACCGAAGAGATTTCGTTCATCCAGCCTTCGCTCGATTGATGGAACTGCTCAGCGCCGAGGCGAATCAAGGGGGACCGTTAGGACGACTGTATGCGGATCATCTGGCGAATGCCCTGGCCATGCAGCTTCTCCATCTGGGGAGTCAGGCAAGAAAAAATAAGACGGACAAGGTATCCGTTTTGCCGAGTCATCGCCTGCGTCGGGTTATAGAACGCATGCAGGATCTTCAGGTCGATCTCGATCTCCAAACTTTGGCAGTCGAGAGTGGATATAGCCGCAGCCATTTTCTCCGCATGTTCAAAGGGTCCATGGGATGCACCCCGCACCGTTACCTGCTGCAACTGAGACTGGAACGAGCAAAAGAAATGCTGCGACAACGAAAATGGTTGTTGAGCGATATTGCTGTCATCTGCGGATTTTCCAGCCACGCGCACCTCACCAAGGTGTTTCGCGACGTTGTGGGAGTGTCGCCCAGCGAGTATCGTCGCCTTCTATAA
- a CDS encoding AraC family transcriptional regulator, with amino-acid sequence MQTAQPNTNEVFDSILRGPSTLSASSRGLNWNGYVTERHSAEGFERPETILDRYIIGLWDKKPPVCDYADEPGEFLTYRKPPKAMVIAPPGILPAVRPHGRCDMILCALEPEFVNGVEVELDQRPKTKIRYQRDFADSAFARLMEMLSAEANQGGPLGRLYADHLANAMAIRLLHVGSQTKQNKRKKAYVLPLPRLHRVIERMRELQADLDLQTLAAESGYSRSHFLRMFRASTGCTPHRYLMGLRLERAKELMRQKNRSLIDIAATCGFSSHAHLSRMFHQVVGVPPSEYRRFL; translated from the coding sequence ATGCAGACAGCACAACCTAACACAAACGAAGTGTTCGATTCGATCCTTCGCGGGCCCTCGACCTTAAGCGCATCAAGCCGCGGACTAAATTGGAACGGCTATGTGACCGAGAGGCACAGTGCAGAAGGATTTGAAAGGCCGGAGACGATCTTAGATCGATATATCATTGGGCTCTGGGACAAAAAACCGCCGGTTTGCGACTACGCCGATGAACCCGGAGAATTTTTGACATACCGCAAACCACCGAAGGCTATGGTGATTGCGCCGCCAGGGATCTTGCCCGCCGTGCGTCCCCATGGTAGGTGCGACATGATTTTGTGTGCCCTCGAGCCAGAGTTTGTAAACGGTGTCGAAGTTGAATTAGACCAACGACCGAAAACGAAAATTCGGTATCAAAGAGATTTCGCTGATTCAGCCTTTGCTCGATTGATGGAGATGCTCAGTGCTGAGGCGAATCAAGGGGGACCGTTAGGAAGACTGTATGCGGACCATCTGGCGAATGCCATGGCCATTCGGCTTCTCCATGTGGGAAGCCAGACAAAACAGAATAAGAGAAAAAAGGCATACGTATTGCCGCTTCCTCGCCTGCACCGAGTCATCGAGCGCATGCGGGAACTTCAGGCAGACCTTGATCTACAGACTCTTGCTGCGGAGAGTGGGTATAGTCGAAGTCATTTTCTGCGCATGTTTCGGGCATCGACGGGATGCACTCCGCACAGATACCTTATGGGCCTGCGGTTGGAACGCGCGAAGGAGCTGATGCGTCAGAAGAATAGGTCGCTGATTGATATTGCAGCCACCTGCGGATTTTCCAGTCACGCTCATCTTTCGAGAATGTTCCACCAGGTGGTGGGCGTACCACCCAGTGAGTATCGGCGCTTTCTGTAA
- a CDS encoding helix-turn-helix domain-containing protein, producing MQTAQVNTQGEFDAILRGPSISSASSRGLNWNGYVTERHCVEPLERPETVSGRYIVALWDKHPPICEYANERGQIVKHRKRSRAMVIAPPGTIPASRSIDPGDFILCALEAEFVNGIKVELDQWPNAQISYQRDFVDPTFARLMELLSTEANQGGPLGRLYADHLANAMVIQLLHLGSRKRKNGVNKVSALPSHRLRRVIECMQELQSDVDLKTLAMESGYSRTHFLRMFRVSTGCTPHRYLLRLRLERAKEMMRQKNMSLIDIAAMCGFSSHAHLTKVFREFVGMPPSEYRRNL from the coding sequence ATGCAGACAGCACAAGTGAACACACAAGGAGAGTTCGATGCGATCCTTCGCGGACCCTCTATCTCAAGCGCATCAAGCCGCGGGTTAAATTGGAACGGCTACGTGACCGAGAGACACTGTGTAGAGCCGCTTGAACGGCCGGAGACGGTTTCGGGTCGATACATCGTCGCACTCTGGGATAAACATCCGCCAATTTGCGAGTATGCCAACGAGCGAGGACAAATTGTGAAGCACCGCAAGCGATCGAGGGCTATGGTGATTGCGCCACCAGGTACGATTCCGGCTTCACGTTCCATAGACCCGGGCGACTTTATCTTGTGTGCTCTCGAAGCGGAATTTGTAAACGGTATCAAAGTAGAACTGGACCAGTGGCCGAATGCACAAATTTCGTATCAAAGAGATTTTGTCGATCCAACCTTCGCTCGATTGATGGAACTGCTTAGCACCGAGGCGAATCAAGGGGGACCGTTAGGACGACTGTATGCGGACCATCTGGCGAATGCTATGGTCATTCAGCTTCTCCACCTCGGAAGCCGGAAAAGAAAAAATGGGGTAAACAAGGTATCCGCCTTGCCAAGCCATCGTCTACGTCGGGTCATAGAGTGCATGCAGGAGCTTCAATCCGATGTGGACCTGAAGACTCTGGCTATGGAGAGCGGATATAGCAGAACTCATTTTCTGCGCATGTTTCGGGTGTCGACGGGATGCACGCCGCACCGATACCTGCTGCGACTGCGTCTGGAACGCGCGAAAGAAATGATGCGTCAGAAGAATATGTCGCTGATCGATATTGCGGCCATGTGCGGCTTTTCCAGCCACGCGCACCTCACCAAGGTGTTTCGTGAGTTCGTGGGAATGCCGCCCAGCGAGTACCGACGCAATCTGTAA
- a CDS encoding TlpA family protein disulfide reductase translates to MVPNAVLHDTKGAETAMSAFRGHPVLIDFWATWCEPCMQELPVIGMIDEATQKTKLVIIGIDWDKNLKDGTKWLDQNGYNWDNFGEVAEGPRLFAQILPTTILIDKNGIIRYYSEGSTPALSKALVEAVKNLGPEYAAALKNSEIS, encoded by the coding sequence ATGGTTCCCAACGCAGTCCTGCACGACACCAAGGGCGCAGAGACGGCGATGTCGGCCTTTCGCGGGCACCCTGTGCTAATCGACTTCTGGGCCACGTGGTGCGAACCCTGCATGCAGGAGCTTCCCGTCATCGGCATGATCGACGAAGCCACGCAAAAGACCAAGCTGGTCATCATTGGAATCGACTGGGACAAGAACCTGAAAGACGGAACAAAGTGGCTCGATCAAAATGGCTATAACTGGGACAACTTCGGAGAAGTCGCGGAAGGTCCGAGACTGTTTGCACAGATCCTTCCGACGACCATCCTGATCGATAAGAATGGAATCATCCGTTACTACTCCGAAGGATCCACACCAGCGCTCTCGAAGGCTTTGGTCGAAGCCGTGAAAAATCTGGGACCGGAGTATGCCGCAGCGCTCAAGAACAGCGAAATTTCCTAG
- a CDS encoding UbiD family decarboxylase: MAYRDLREWIKALEKAGELKRIRAEVDPNLEMAEIADRAAKMGRGTPRAGGPALLFENVKGYPGATVLMNQFGSERRMKMALEADSLDAIAERIEVLLKPEMPATLMDKLKMLPMLAEIGRFFPKVIARKDASCKAVIHTGEAVNLHALPVLKTWPGDGGPFITLPLVMTRDPKSGKRNTGMYRMQVYDRNTTGMHWQRQKNAAEHLRERLRGAATTDAERVNIMALTSGGTTAAGDSSSIPGVTLSRIRNERMEVAVAIGTDPAMTFSAIVPAPPEIEEFLIAGFLRQAPVELVKCETVDLEVPANAEIVLEGYVELGELRSEGPFGDHTGFYTMPDDYPVFHVTCITHRKNPVYAATIVGKPPMEDAWMGKAVERIFLPLMRLTMPEIVDVNLPAEGVFHNLMIVSIRKSYAGHARKVMSGIWAMGQAMFTKCIVVVDEDCDVQDVAEVVLRTANNIDPERDIQFTLGPVDSLDHASRLPNFGSKMGIDATRKWAAEGFTRPWPEMLEMPGEVKARVDAMWSKLGI, encoded by the coding sequence GTGGCGTACAGGGACCTTCGTGAGTGGATCAAGGCGCTTGAAAAAGCGGGCGAACTGAAGCGCATTCGCGCGGAAGTGGATCCGAACCTGGAGATGGCGGAGATTGCCGATCGCGCCGCCAAAATGGGGCGGGGAACTCCGCGCGCTGGCGGCCCGGCGCTGCTCTTCGAGAACGTGAAGGGATATCCCGGCGCAACCGTCCTGATGAACCAGTTTGGCAGCGAGCGCCGCATGAAGATGGCCCTGGAGGCGGATTCACTTGACGCGATTGCGGAGCGCATCGAAGTCCTGCTGAAGCCCGAGATGCCGGCGACGCTGATGGACAAGCTGAAGATGCTGCCCATGCTGGCCGAGATTGGACGTTTCTTTCCCAAGGTCATCGCGCGCAAAGACGCTTCCTGCAAGGCAGTAATTCATACCGGAGAAGCCGTGAACCTGCATGCGCTTCCTGTGCTGAAGACCTGGCCGGGCGATGGTGGTCCGTTCATCACGCTTCCGCTGGTGATGACGCGCGATCCGAAGTCGGGCAAGCGCAATACCGGCATGTACCGGATGCAGGTCTACGACCGCAACACGACCGGCATGCACTGGCAGCGTCAGAAGAACGCGGCGGAGCATCTGCGCGAAAGATTACGCGGCGCAGCGACGACGGATGCGGAGCGCGTCAACATCATGGCGTTGACCTCCGGCGGAACGACGGCTGCAGGCGATAGCAGCAGTATTCCCGGCGTGACGCTGAGCAGGATCCGCAACGAACGGATGGAGGTCGCTGTGGCAATCGGAACCGATCCGGCGATGACCTTCAGCGCGATTGTGCCTGCTCCTCCCGAAATTGAAGAGTTCCTGATCGCTGGTTTCCTGCGCCAGGCGCCAGTAGAGCTGGTGAAGTGCGAGACGGTGGATCTTGAAGTTCCAGCAAACGCGGAGATCGTTCTGGAGGGCTACGTCGAACTGGGCGAACTCCGGAGCGAAGGACCCTTTGGCGATCACACCGGTTTTTACACGATGCCGGACGACTATCCCGTCTTTCACGTCACCTGTATTACGCACCGCAAAAATCCTGTGTACGCGGCGACCATCGTCGGCAAGCCTCCGATGGAGGACGCCTGGATGGGCAAGGCGGTGGAGCGGATCTTCTTGCCGCTGATGAGGCTGACCATGCCGGAGATCGTCGATGTGAATCTGCCTGCGGAGGGCGTCTTTCATAACCTGATGATCGTGTCGATCCGGAAGAGCTACGCCGGACACGCCCGCAAGGTAATGTCTGGCATCTGGGCTATGGGACAGGCGATGTTCACCAAGTGCATCGTCGTAGTGGACGAAGACTGCGACGTGCAGGATGTGGCGGAGGTGGTTTTGCGTACGGCGAACAATATCGATCCGGAACGGGACATTCAGTTCACGCTGGGGCCGGTGGATTCGCTGGACCACGCCTCGCGCCTGCCGAACTTCGGCTCGAAGATGGGGATTGATGCAACGCGGAAGTGGGCTGCAGAGGGATTCACACGGCCCTGGCCGGAGATGCTGGAGATGCCCGGCGAGGTGAAGGCACGGGTGGATGCGATGTGGAGCAAGTTGGGGATCTAG
- the nuoI gene encoding NADH-quinone oxidoreductase subunit NuoI has product MSIVKNIAGIAKGMSITFKEMLQPTEVENYPDGPGPMRGAKFQERFRGKHQLQRDENGLEKCVACFLCAAACPSNCIYIEAAENTEEVRISSAERYAKVYNIDYNRCIFCGYCVEACPTDAITHGHGFELASLNATNLVMRKEDMLVKPMHIPDHPLSNEDEAEVLA; this is encoded by the coding sequence ATGTCGATCGTAAAAAATATTGCGGGCATCGCTAAGGGCATGAGCATCACCTTCAAGGAGATGTTGCAGCCGACCGAGGTGGAAAACTACCCTGACGGTCCGGGGCCCATGCGTGGGGCGAAGTTTCAGGAGCGGTTCCGCGGCAAGCACCAGCTGCAGCGCGACGAAAACGGCCTGGAAAAATGCGTGGCATGCTTTTTGTGCGCCGCCGCCTGCCCGTCGAACTGTATTTACATCGAAGCTGCCGAGAACACGGAAGAAGTCCGCATCTCTTCCGCAGAACGCTACGCAAAGGTCTACAACATCGACTACAACCGGTGCATCTTCTGTGGCTATTGTGTAGAAGCCTGCCCGACCGACGCGATTACGCATGGCCACGGCTTTGAGCTTGCGAGCCTGAACGCGACAAACCTTGTGATGCGCAAAGAAGACATGCTGGTGAAGCCGATGCATATCCCGGATCATCCGCTGTCCAATGAAGACGAGGCGGAAGTCCTCGCGTAA